The DNA segment CTGTACTCGTCCAACGTTATCTCTCTCAGGACACCATTACCCGTGCAGAGCAGGAAACGGTGTCGGAACTACTGACAAAATGGCGCAAACGGCTGCAAGACATCAGCTGGTTCATGCGCTGTCTCAACGAACCGATTGCCCGTCAGGCCAACCAAGAGGACGACTGCACCGGACGCTACTGGGAGGGCCGCTACAAATCCCAGGCCCTGCTGGATGAAAAGGCCCTGATGGCCTGTATGGCCTATGTGGACCTCAATCCGGTCAGGGCAGGGGTGGCACAGACCCCGGAGGAATCCGACTACACCTCCATTGCAGAACGGACAGATCAACTCAAGCACAATCAGGATCGCACAGACAATAATGAAACACCCTACGGCCTGGCGCCCTTTGTCGGTTACCCTCGCCAGGACATGCCCAAGGGCCTGCCGTTTCGGCTCACTGACTATCTTGCGCTGGTCGATTGGACAGGGCGCGCCATCCTGGAAAACAAGCGCGGCTATATAGCTGACAACCAACCGCCCATACTTGAGCGGTTACAGATCGATACCAAGCATTGGCTCTACATGACCCAGCATTTCGAGAGCCGCTTCAAGGGGCTGGTCGGCATGAGTCACAGGCTCATGGCCACCTGCCGGAAATTGGAGTATCGGCGCACGCCGAATCTCGGGGCTGTGCGTCTATTGCTCACTTAAATAATACTCACCGATCCAAAACCAACTGCATCAGCGCAAGTTGAGGTATCACTGCGGCCGACTCTGCGTGTTTTCTATATTTAGTCCCATATCACTAACACCCATCAAGTGGTTTTCTCAGAAAAAGACGTAAGACTTTAGTGCGGGTAACTAGATGGCACAAGCATCTCGTTCTGTTGTCTGTTATATTTTAGGAATGGGTGTCTGGTTTATTGCACTAACACCCATCAAGTGGTTTTCTCAGAAAAAGACGTAAGACTTTAGTGCGGGTAACTAGATGGCACAAGCATCTCGTTCTGTTGTCTGTTATATTTTAGGAATGGGTGTCTGGTTTATTGCATAGCGTAGCGGCGGGTTAGTTGGTCCGTGTTAAATGACTTGTTATGCATTTTCTTTTCTACATGATGATGGCAAGCTTGTGTTGTCTAGGTCAGTTTTATTTTCACCAATTGCTTTCATTCCTTTAACTGCATAATCAAAGCCGCAGAGCCACGAAATAGGACTGGTAGGGCTGTCTATAACTATAGCTGGACGAAATGATAGGGTTTTACCCTGGAGAGGCTTGGATGCTTTGTTTCCAAGGGTTATGTGTATAGCTCCATTCTCTACAGCTACTTTAGTTATTCTATTACCAATTAAAAATTTAGGTTCCGGAACACCTGCTTCACTATTATTTGAAGGAAACGAAAGATTTTTTAAGTAATATTTAGTGATTTTTTCACGAATATTGCTCGCCATACTTAGAGCTTCAACCATTTCGCTTCGTTGTATGTAATTGTGATATTGTGGAATAGAAATGGTTGCTAGAATTCCAATTATTGAAACCACCACCATTAGCTCTATTAAAGTAAATCCACGATATGCATTCATAATGCATCCTCCATAATGAATATTGGTGCATAGGCACCAATTATAAATATTATTATTGATGTTACTATAACTATAGAAATTAAAGACATAATTATAAGTATAAATCTTTCCGCTTTGTCACTGAGTTTCCTGCTTTCTATTTTAAGTAAATTTTCTATCTCTGGAATAGTGTTCGATCCAGAATCTTCAACTTCCTGTAGATGGGCACCTATCTTACTTAAAGTAGTCTGTTTTTCAGAAAAGCATTTATATGCAGGTTGTGTAACTATTTCTATTATGGATATATAGCAATCTTTTATAGTATAGGGGATCAATAGATTATAAAGAGAAGAGCTGGATTTGGAAACTTTTAGCATAAATAATTGTTTAATTTGATGGGTTATGAATATTAGTAATATTAAAAATATAATTATTATTGTGCTTAAGTATGAAGAATAATTAATATACCAATTGAATGTTTGAGGAGGAGTAACCTCAAGTGTCTCGAACATGGATAAGAAAGCTGGCGCTACAAATATCTGGTAGATTGTA comes from the Candidatus Thiodiazotropha sp. CDECU1 genome and includes:
- a CDS encoding pilin, with product MNAYRGFTLIELMVVVSIIGILATISIPQYHNYIQRSEMVEALSMASNIREKITKYYLKNLSFPSNNSEAGVPEPKFLIGNRITKVAVENGAIHITLGNKASKPLQGKTLSFRPAIVIDSPTSPISWLCGFDYAVKGMKAIGENKTDLDNTSLPSSCRKENA
- a CDS encoding transposase; this translates as MPKPRKALVLLEETPYYHCVSRCVRRAFLCGVDTHTGKSYEHRRQWIVDRMKQLAEIFAIDLCAYAVMSNHYHVILHVDTERAAEWSEQEVITRWERLFSLPVLVQRYLSQDTITRAEQETVSELLTKWRKRLQDISWFMRCLNEPIARQANQEDDCTGRYWEGRYKSQALLDEKALMACMAYVDLNPVRAGVAQTPEESDYTSIAERTDQLKHNQDRTDNNETPYGLAPFVGYPRQDMPKGLPFRLTDYLALVDWTGRAILENKRGYIADNQPPILERLQIDTKHWLYMTQHFESRFKGLVGMSHRLMATCRKLEYRRTPNLGAVRLLLT